Within Streptomyces roseirectus, the genomic segment GAGGAGCGGATGCGCGAGAGGTTCAGGCCGGCGCCGGAGCCGCCCTTGAAGATCATGCCCTCTTCCTTGTACCAGTCGAGAATCGACTCCATGGAGTCGTCGACGGCCAGGATGAAGCAGGCGGAGACCTGCTGGGGCTGCGGGGTGCCGACGTTGAACCAGACGGGGCTGTTGAAGCTGAAGATCTGGTGCAGGAGGGCGTACGCCAGTTCGTGCTCGAAGATCTCGGCGTCGGCGGGGGAGGCGAAGTACTTGTTGTCCTCGCCGGCCTTCGTGTAGGTCTTCACGATGCGGTCGATCAGCTGCTTGAGGCTGACCTCGCGCTGCGGGGTGCCGACCGCTCCGCGGAAGTACTTGCTGGTGACGATGTTGACCGCGTTCACCGACCAGAAGTCGGGGAACTCGACGCCACGCTGCTCGAAGTTGACCGAGCCGTCGCGCCAGTTGGTCATGACGACGTCACGGCGCTCCCAGGCCACCTCGTCGTACGGGTGCACGCCGGGGGTGGTGTGGATGCGCTCGATACGCAGGCCCTTCGTGGCCTTGGCGCCCTTGGCTCGGGAACCTCGTGCCGGACCGCTCGCCGTCTCTGTCATGCCGCCTCCCTGGTACAGGCAAAAACGCCCAGAAATGCCACGTTGTTCCCGTGACACAGTGTGATTTCTGAAGTTGCGGGCACAACGCTCTACCGCCCGCAACAGGTCTCTTCCTCGCCGCCGTCCGGCCGGTCCCGGCCCTCGGATCAGTCGGCGGTACGCGCGGGTTGGGGCACGTGCGCGGCCCCGGTCCCGCCGTCTTCCTCCAGGCTCCCTGGGGCGGCTCCCTCGCGGACGTCGTCGTCCGCGCGCGGGGGCGCCGTCTCTTCCCTGAGTTCCGCGATCGCGGCCTCGAAGTCCTCCAGCGAGTCGAACGCCCGGTAGACCGAGGCGAATCGCAGGTAGGCGACGAGGTCCAGCTCCTGCAGCGGGCCGAGTATGGCCAGGCCCACGTCATGGGTGGTCAGCTCGGCGCTTCCGGTGGCCCGTACCGCCTCCTCGACCCGCTGGCCGAGCTGGGCGAGGGCGTCCTCGGTGACAGGCCGTCCCTGGCACGCCTTGCGCACGCCGTTGATGACCTTGGTGCGGCTGAAGGGTTCGGTGACTCCGGAGCGCTTGATCACCATCAGTGAGCAGGTCTCCACCGTCGTGAAACGACGGGAGCAGTCAGGGCACTGACGGCGTCTGCGGATCGACGTGCCGTCGTCGGTCGTACGGCTGTCGACCACACGGCTGTCGGGGTGCCTGCAGAAGGGGCAGTGCATGGATTCCCAACCCTCCTCACAGCAGACTCGATCAGCTTCACGGGCCCCTCGGGCCTCACGAAGCAGCCCCCAGCATAGGCGATCCCCGGGGGTGCGAAGACACCGGACACCACAACTTCTGGGCCACTGCTTCAATCCAACCACTACATGTGGGGATTGACGCACAAACACATGCCGTTCCCGCGTGTCGCACCGATACGGGACATGCGGAGATTGCGTGAGCGCCGCACGGAGGAGAGGTGGGACTCGGGGCGCGGCCCCCGCCGGGCGGGACGGCGGCTGGCAGACTGACACGACAGCGCACGGAGCCACCGAACACGGCGTGAGCTATACACCTGGACTCATGATCAAGTCCAACTCTTCGGAGTTTTTCACTCGAACGTGTGTTTGGCGCAACCTTTCGAAAGCAACTACCGTTGTCAAGCAGGGAGACCATCGAGAGGGGCCGCCGTGACCACCACCGCAGACAGTGCCACCATCAGCGCCCAGGGCCGGCTCGACCCGGTGCACGCGATGAACGAAGCCACCAGTCCCGAGGGGCACAAGCGCTCCCTGCCGGGCCGACCTCCGGGCATCCGGGCGGACAGCTCGGGCCTGACCGACCGGCAACGCCGGGTGATCGAGGTCATCAGGGACTCCGTGCAACGGCGCGGATATCCACCGTCCATGCGCGAGATCGGCCAGGCGGTCGGCCTGTCGAGCACGTCCTCGGTGGCGCACCAGCTGATGGCGCTGGAGCGCAAGGGCTTCCTGCGCCGCGACCCGCACCGCCCGCGCGCGTACGAGGTGCGCGGCTCCGACCAGTCGGTCGCCGTGCAGCCGACGGACACCGCGGGCAAGCCCGCCGCGTCGTACGTCCCGCTGGTCGGCCGGATCGCCGCCGGCGGCCCGATCCTCGCGGAGGAGTCCGTCGAGGACGTCTTCCCGCTGCCCCGCCAGCTCGTGGGCGACGGTGAGCTGTTCGTGCTGAAGGTCGTCGGCGACTCGATGATCGAGGCCGCGATCTGTGACGGCGACTGGGTCACCGTCCGCCGTCAGCCCGTCGCCGAGAACGGTGACATCGTCGCCGCGATGCTCGACGGCGAGGCGACCGTCAAGCGCTTCAAGCGCGAGGACGGCCATGTGTGGCTGCTTCCGCACAACGCCGCGTACGAGCCGATCCCCGGTGACGACGCGACGATCCTCGGCAAGGTGGTGGCCGTACTGCGCCGCGTCTGACGACGCCTGCGGTCGGCCCGCCCTGTTGACTGGGCCCCGGGATCCCTGCGCCGGTTCCGGGGCCCTGTGTTGTGTCCGGGGGCTGCGTTGTGTCCGCCGGGGCTTGCGTTGTGCCTGGGGGCTTGAGGGCCGCCTCAGAGGGCTCCCGCTGACGGCGTACCGCGGCTCCAGGGGGCGAGCTTCCGGCTCGCCCCCTTCTTCACGTCCTCAGGCCCTTCAGGCCCTCAAGGGTGCGCTCCCTCACGCCCCCGCCTGCTTCGCCGTCGCGTCGATCGCCGCGAGCGACCTGCGGACCTGGTTGCGGTCCGTCGTGTACCAGAAGTCGGGCATGGACGCCTTCAGGTAGCTCCCGTAGCGCGCGGTGGCGAGGCGCTGGTCCAGGACGGCGACGACGCCCCGGTCGCCCGTGGCGCGGACGAGACGGCCGGCGCCCTGGGCCATGAGGAGCGCGGCGTGGGTGGCGGCCACGGACATGAAGCCGTTGCCCCCGGACTCCTCGACCTTCTTCTGCCGGGCGCTCATCAGCGGGTCGTCCGGACGGGGGAACGGGATCTTGTCCATGACGACGAGCTGACAGCTCGGTCCCGGCACGTCCACGCCCTGCCAGAGCGACAGCGTGCCGAAGAGGCACGTCTTCGGGTCCGCCGCGAAGTTCTTGATCAACTCGCCCAGCGTCTCCTCGCCCTGGAGGAGGATCGGGAACTCGGGGATGCGCGCGCGCAGCTCCTCGGCGGCGAGCTGCGCGCCGCGCATCGAGGAGAACAGCCCGAGGGTGCGGCCGCCCGCCGCCTGGATCAGCTCGGTCAGCTCGTCCAGCATGTCCGCGCGGTCACCGTCGCGCGCGGGGCGCGCCAGGTGCTTGGCGACGTACAGGATGCCCTGCTTGGGGTAGTCGAACGGCGAGCCGACGTCGACGCCCTTCCACTGCGGCAGGTCCTCGCCCTCGACCCCCTCCGGGGCGAGCCCGAGGGACGCGCCCACGCCGTTGAAGTCGCCGCCCAGCTTGAGCGTGGCGGAGGCCAGGACGACCGAGCGGTCCGCGAACAGCTTCTCCCTCAGGAGGCCCGACACGGACATCGGGGCGACGCGCAGTGACGCGCCGAAGCGGTCGTGGCGCTCGTACCAGACGACGTCGTACTCGGAGGCCGCCACGATCCGCTCCGCCACACCGTGGACCGTCTCCACGGACGCGAGCGCCTGTTTGCGGACCGCGTCCTCGTCCTGGACGGACTTGTCGCGGGTCGTGCCGAGCGCGGAGACGACCGCACGGCCGGCGTCACGTAGGGCCATCAGCGCGTAGTTGAGGTCTTCCGGGATCTCTTCGAGCCGTCCCGGCAGGGCCAGTTCCATCAGCCGTTCGAAGCCCTCGGCCGCCGTCTGGAGCTGGTCGGCGACCTTCTCGTCGACCAGTTTCGCGGCACGTCGCACCGCCCGGTTGACCTGCCCCGGGGTCAGCTCGCCGGTGGCGACGCCGGTGACGCGGGAGACCAGTTCGTGCGCCTCGTCGACGATCAGGACCTCGTGCTGCGGGAGGACCGGGGCGCCCTCGATGGCGTCGATCGCGAGCAGCGCGTGGTTGGTGACGACGACCTCGGCGAGCTTGGCGCGCTCGCGGGCCGTCTCGGCGAAGCACTCCGCGCCGTACGCGCACTTCGAGGCTCCCAGGCACTCGCGCGAGGAGACCGACACCTGCGCCCACGCGCGGTCGGAGACGCCCGGCGTGAGGTCGTCGCGGTCACCGGACTCCGTCTCGTCCGACCAGTCGCGCAGGCGCAGCAGGTCCTGGCCCAGCTTGCTGCTCGGGGCCGCCGCCTCGAACTGGTCGAACAGGCCCTCCTCCTCGTCCTGCGGCACGCCCTCGTGCAGCCGGTGCAGGCACAGGTAGTTCGATCTGCCCTTGAGCATCGCGAACTCCGGGCGGCGGCGCAGGAGGGGGTGCAGCGCGTCCACCGTGCGCGGGAGGTCGCGTTCCACGAGCTGGCGCTGGAGGGCGAGGGTGGCGGTCGCGACCACCACCCGCTCTCCGTGCGCGAGCGCGGGCACGAGGTACCCCAGCGACTTTCCGGTGCCGGTGCCGGCCTGTACCAGCAGATGGGAGCCGTCGTCGATCGCCTCCGCGACGGCTTCGGCCATGGACACCTGACCTGGGCGCTCCGTGCCGCCGACGGCGGCGACGGCGGCATGCAGGAGTTCGGGGAGAGAGGGCTTCGTCATAGCGCGACCACCCTACGGCTCGGGACTGACAATCGTGTGGTCGAAGGGGAAGGGAGGGGTGGGAGGGAGAGGCGGAGGAGGGGAGCGGGAGGGGGCAGAGGAGGGCGGATCAGAAATAAGTCGGGCGGGCAGGGAACTCGGACGGCACACGAAGCGTCACTATGAGTAACCATCGAATCTCGGAATCTCGTAGGGGTAGAGAGTGAGTCGGTCCCGGATCATGAGCGCGGCTCGTTTGGACAGCAGGTCGACCTCGGCGACGAAGTCGAAGCCCGCCTTGCGGAAGACGCGGCGGGAGGAAGCGTTACGGACGTCGGGCTCGCCGACGACCTGGCGACAGGCGGGGCGCTTGTCGAGGACGAGTTCGGTGACGGCCCGCAGCAGAATCCCGCCCACTCCCCTCCCCCGGTCCTCCGGGGCGCCGATGAGGAGGTGGATGCCGGTGTCCTGAGGCAGGGCCGGGTAGTAGCGGGCCAGTTGGTCGAGGTCCGCCCGGTAGATCTCCCAGTAGCTCATGGGCGTGCCGTTCAGCACCCCCAGGCAGGGCACGCTGCGGCCGTCGCCGTGGAGCTGGACGCGGATGTGCCGCGTGGTCCGGATCTCGGGGCCCGCCAGGTCCCAGTAGGCCGCGACGGCGGGGTCGTTCATCCAGCGGGCGACCAGGGGGATGCCGAGGTCGAACGTCACGGGGACGAGTTCGAAGA encodes:
- the nrdR gene encoding transcriptional regulator NrdR, with the protein product MHCPFCRHPDSRVVDSRTTDDGTSIRRRRQCPDCSRRFTTVETCSLMVIKRSGVTEPFSRTKVINGVRKACQGRPVTEDALAQLGQRVEEAVRATGSAELTTHDVGLAILGPLQELDLVAYLRFASVYRAFDSLEDFEAAIAELREETAPPRADDDVREGAAPGSLEEDGGTGAAHVPQPARTAD
- the lexA gene encoding transcriptional repressor LexA, with product MTTTADSATISAQGRLDPVHAMNEATSPEGHKRSLPGRPPGIRADSSGLTDRQRRVIEVIRDSVQRRGYPPSMREIGQAVGLSSTSSVAHQLMALERKGFLRRDPHRPRAYEVRGSDQSVAVQPTDTAGKPAASYVPLVGRIAAGGPILAEESVEDVFPLPRQLVGDGELFVLKVVGDSMIEAAICDGDWVTVRRQPVAENGDIVAAMLDGEATVKRFKREDGHVWLLPHNAAYEPIPGDDATILGKVVAVLRRV
- a CDS encoding ATP-dependent DNA helicase gives rise to the protein MTKPSLPELLHAAVAAVGGTERPGQVSMAEAVAEAIDDGSHLLVQAGTGTGKSLGYLVPALAHGERVVVATATLALQRQLVERDLPRTVDALHPLLRRRPEFAMLKGRSNYLCLHRLHEGVPQDEEEGLFDQFEAAAPSSKLGQDLLRLRDWSDETESGDRDDLTPGVSDRAWAQVSVSSRECLGASKCAYGAECFAETARERAKLAEVVVTNHALLAIDAIEGAPVLPQHEVLIVDEAHELVSRVTGVATGELTPGQVNRAVRRAAKLVDEKVADQLQTAAEGFERLMELALPGRLEEIPEDLNYALMALRDAGRAVVSALGTTRDKSVQDEDAVRKQALASVETVHGVAERIVAASEYDVVWYERHDRFGASLRVAPMSVSGLLREKLFADRSVVLASATLKLGGDFNGVGASLGLAPEGVEGEDLPQWKGVDVGSPFDYPKQGILYVAKHLARPARDGDRADMLDELTELIQAAGGRTLGLFSSMRGAQLAAEELRARIPEFPILLQGEETLGELIKNFAADPKTCLFGTLSLWQGVDVPGPSCQLVVMDKIPFPRPDDPLMSARQKKVEESGGNGFMSVAATHAALLMAQGAGRLVRATGDRGVVAVLDQRLATARYGSYLKASMPDFWYTTDRNQVRRSLAAIDATAKQAGA
- a CDS encoding GNAT family N-acetyltransferase: MSTTKGHADRDVTEDLLDGVAGWGPVLCHLGIFELVPVTFDLGIPLVARWMNDPAVAAYWDLAGPEIRTTRHIRVQLHGDGRSVPCLGVLNGTPMSYWEIYRADLDQLARYYPALPQDTGIHLLIGAPEDRGRGVGGILLRAVTELVLDKRPACRQVVGEPDVRNASSRRVFRKAGFDFVAEVDLLSKRAALMIRDRLTLYPYEIPRFDGYS